Proteins found in one Carcharodon carcharias isolate sCarCar2 chromosome 8, sCarCar2.pri, whole genome shotgun sequence genomic segment:
- the rpl28 gene encoding 60S ribosomal protein L28, protein MSAHLQWMVIRNCSSFLIKRNKQVYSTEPNNLKSRNSFRYNGLIHRKTVGVEPAADGKGVVVVLKKRAGQRKPATSYEKITINKNGRATLNSLRHIIRKNNYRKDLRMAALRRASAILKSQKPVVVKKKRTRATKSA, encoded by the exons ATGTCAGCTCATCTCCAGTGGATGGTCATCCGGAACTGCTCCAGTTTCCTGATTAAAAGGAACAAGCAGGTCTACAGCACC GAGCCCAACAACTTGAAGTCCAGAAACTCTTTCCGTTACAATGGGCTTATTCACCGCAAAACTGTAGGTGTAGAGCCAGCAGCCGACGGAAAAGGAGTGGTGGTCGTCCTCAAAAAGCGGGCAG GTCAACGCAAACCAGCGACATCCTATGAAAAGATCACCATCAACAAGAATGGCCGTGCTACCCTGAACAGTTTGCGACACATCATCCGTAAGAACAACTACCGAAAGGATCTTCGCATG GCTGCACTTCGTCGAGCCAGTGCCATTCTGAAGAGTCAGAAACCAGTTGTGGTCAAGAAGAAGCGCACTCGGGCTACCAAGAGTGCATGA
- the LOC121280686 gene encoding uncharacterized protein LOC121280686 isoform X1, with protein MEQQNTLGEKLYNAISPRHPELAIKLTGMLLELPVPVLDQMIQDEKFLSAGLQKALNTLQDSTEKWQDINKCLFKLAQDDTDSDSTDSLGDKLYDLVDIHNTGHSEKITGMLLEMGRNEVKKLVSDLQLLEQKIQIAQDALEQKMPNERKMSNNSDFDDVKEKLGEKIFEQVEKIDPQNCAYITGMLLELDPSAIQMLLTDRLALQTAVEKAQAALSQSAPQNSDLLNNEDGSDLDSETEKIGEELYCYISNTKYSEHASRITGMLLEMSHSRLAELLKSPEELNEKIKIAALALKDD; from the exons ATGGAGCAACAGAACACACTAGGTGAAAAACTTTATAATGCCATCTCTCCACGACACCCGGAACTGGCCATAAAACTTACAG GGATGCTGTTGGAACTCCCAGTTCCTGTGCTGGATCAGATGATACAGGATGAGAAATTTCTGTCTGCTGGACTTCAGAAAGCACTTAACACACTTCAGGATTCCACAGAGAAATGGCAAGACATAAATAAATG TCTGTTTAAACTTGCGCAAGATGATACGGATTCTGATTCTACTGATTCATTAGGCGATAAGCTGTATGACCTGGTGGATATCCAtaatactgggcacagtgagaaaaTAACAG GTATGCTACTGGAAATGGGACGGAATGAAGTGAAGAAGCTGGTCAGTGACTTGCAACTGTTAGAACAAAAGATCCAGATTGCACAGGATGCGCTTGAACA AAAAATGCCTAATGAGAGGAAAATGTCCAACAATTCAGATTTTGATGATGTGAAGGAGAAGCTGGGAGAGAAGATTTTTGAACAAGTAGAAAAGATCGATCCACAGAACTGCGCTTACATCACTG GAATGCTACTGGAACTGGATCCTTCAGCCATTCAGATGTTGCTAACTGACAGATTAGCACTACAAACTGCTGTTGAAAAAGCAcaggcagcactctctcagtcagCTCCTCAGAATTCTGACTTGCTGAATAATGAAGATGGAAGTGATCTGGACAGTGAGACTGAAAAGATAGGAGAGGAGTTATATTGTTATATCAGCAATACAAAATACAGTGAACATGCTAGCAGGATAACAG GAATGCTGCTTGAGATGTCTCACAGCCGCTTAGCTGAACTGCTGAAATCACCAGAAGAACTAAATGAGAAGATTAAAATTGCTGCTTTAGCACTTAAAGATGATTGA
- the LOC121280686 gene encoding uncharacterized protein LOC121280686 isoform X2 has translation MLLELPVPVLDQMIQDEKFLSAGLQKALNTLQDSTEKWQDINKCLFKLAQDDTDSDSTDSLGDKLYDLVDIHNTGHSEKITGMLLEMGRNEVKKLVSDLQLLEQKIQIAQDALEQKMPNERKMSNNSDFDDVKEKLGEKIFEQVEKIDPQNCAYITGMLLELDPSAIQMLLTDRLALQTAVEKAQAALSQSAPQNSDLLNNEDGSDLDSETEKIGEELYCYISNTKYSEHASRITGMLLEMSHSRLAELLKSPEELNEKIKIAALALKDD, from the exons ATGCTGTTGGAACTCCCAGTTCCTGTGCTGGATCAGATGATACAGGATGAGAAATTTCTGTCTGCTGGACTTCAGAAAGCACTTAACACACTTCAGGATTCCACAGAGAAATGGCAAGACATAAATAAATG TCTGTTTAAACTTGCGCAAGATGATACGGATTCTGATTCTACTGATTCATTAGGCGATAAGCTGTATGACCTGGTGGATATCCAtaatactgggcacagtgagaaaaTAACAG GTATGCTACTGGAAATGGGACGGAATGAAGTGAAGAAGCTGGTCAGTGACTTGCAACTGTTAGAACAAAAGATCCAGATTGCACAGGATGCGCTTGAACA AAAAATGCCTAATGAGAGGAAAATGTCCAACAATTCAGATTTTGATGATGTGAAGGAGAAGCTGGGAGAGAAGATTTTTGAACAAGTAGAAAAGATCGATCCACAGAACTGCGCTTACATCACTG GAATGCTACTGGAACTGGATCCTTCAGCCATTCAGATGTTGCTAACTGACAGATTAGCACTACAAACTGCTGTTGAAAAAGCAcaggcagcactctctcagtcagCTCCTCAGAATTCTGACTTGCTGAATAATGAAGATGGAAGTGATCTGGACAGTGAGACTGAAAAGATAGGAGAGGAGTTATATTGTTATATCAGCAATACAAAATACAGTGAACATGCTAGCAGGATAACAG GAATGCTGCTTGAGATGTCTCACAGCCGCTTAGCTGAACTGCTGAAATCACCAGAAGAACTAAATGAGAAGATTAAAATTGCTGCTTTAGCACTTAAAGATGATTGA